One genomic segment of Syngnathus typhle isolate RoL2023-S1 ecotype Sweden linkage group LG8, RoL_Styp_1.0, whole genome shotgun sequence includes these proteins:
- the LOC133158147 gene encoding kinesin-like protein KIF20B isoform X3, with product MTESCQLEWGLMEDQGSLWAESSSSSSDSPLTQPSSSEERKHVKVYLRIRPSTAAEAQKGESQDCVWAEPPGTVLLIPPGSSQAGHLGAEKSDKPFLRSAQRFHFSQVYGPDTTQEELFQGSVKDLVRDVLQGGDVLLFSYGVTNAGKTFTFLGPDGDAGILPRSLDALFGCMQGKLSGGMGLKPHRCREFIRLSEEQRAQEAAFKSALLQPSRESNEAGGGMRSSGCPMLLQGLSQRPDLQTEANGKFCVWVSFCEIYNEKIHDLLEAMPGGAAKRTPLRLSQDIMGNAFVKDLRWLQVDNADEAYQVIKLGKRSQSFASTGMNRLSSRSHSIFSIRVLRIKDTRVVAVSELCLCDLAGSERCAKTGNHGERLKEAGNINASLLILGKCVSALRHNGRARLQQQHVPFRESKLTHLLQAFFCGRGKVCMMVNVNRCASAYDETLRVLEFSALAQKVVLLPSGTTPVPPRNPHLGSSAGKTLIGQERGPQDTQEEQEDDNDGDEKMSVDEDTVCENEGEDLEELDDEVIGNQMTQQQVALVRRLQMALKQERADSVLVEARVREEVCQEFSQIYADMQKDFTERLARETQLLEERAEKRLEIFKRMTTQMAACREAREPHREVLTLVSPSPRAEDIPVSDGLQPCGLCSGSMKAGESDSSEKESRLAAELQCRAQLQLEEPASQLRARAVRVREEELQMEDPPNASQTERKLREQAVQTEALSDDGRAFSRCLLQEAEQRPELLAVAQETIEQKDAELHERALQITELRELVEQDSGKAESLAADLHRKEENVCELREKLADYKTQVQRVHTDISTLKEDERLLRLKLADADKVKKQLQSDLAVRDRTIQRLEAERPAEKTLTETLRLYREARQELEGKRQLVKHMRSAMLEQDETQEEMEHLLDEKLHLIRELDSEVARVKETARQQIGADASGPQQGDANTRQLLEAKHLTERQKWQEDKMALIGQIKEAEDKRNQEIKKFAEDRERRLARQAELEAELRAKDQEMESWRQERDTLVAALEAQLNQLLAGLGDKDRITRRLGDNGMPLPPETGGGTAGVKEDSEYVGGRPDDADAQVFAYTIAALTSAVEPQNDSSHVVKGSSGCRRSGCPSLLESSQISTENGHASRFPPPQMEISFSPLRPDRMALRRRGHPETVTVKITRSSRKRKSADVDKCARRCCVVSRAGT from the exons ATGACGGAGTCATGTCAACTTGAGTGGGGCCTTATGGAAGACCAAGgcagtttatgggcagaaagcagcagcagcagcagtgacTCACCGCTGACTCAG CCCAGCAGCTCAGAAGAGAGAAAACATGTGAAGGTCTACCTCCGCATCCGCCCTTCAACGGCGGCTGAGGCCCAGAAGGGAGAGTCACAG GACTGCGTGTGGGCGGAGCCTCCGGGCACGGTCCTGCTGATTCCTCCCGGCTCCTCGCAGGCAGGTCACCTTGGCGCCGAGAAATCGGACAAACCCTTCCTGCGCAGCGCTCAGCGCTTCCACTTCTCTCAG GTGTACGGTCCAGACACCACACAGGAAGAGTTATTCCAAGGATCAGTCAAGGATCTGGTCCGAGATGTTCTCCAGGGAGGCGATGTCCTGCTCTTCTCTTACGGGGTCACCAATGCTGGCAAAACCTTCACGTTTTTGG GTCCGGACGGCGATGCCGGCATCTTGCCCAGATCCCTGGACGCCCTCTTCGGCTGCATGCAGGGCAAGCTCTCGGGCGGGATGGGTCTCAAGCCTCATCGCTGCAGAGAATTCATCAGGCTGAGCGAGGAGCAGCGGGCCCAAGAGGCCGCCTTCAAGAGCGCCCTGCTGCAACCCTCCAGAGAG AGCAATGAGGCCGGTGGTGGCATGCGGAGCTCCGGTTGCCCCATGCTCCTTCAAG GCTTGTCACAGCGGCCAGACCTCCAAACGGAAGCCAATGGCAAGTTCTGCGTTTGGGTCTCCTTCTGCGAGATCTACAATGAGAAGATCCACGACCTCCTGGAGGCGATGCCCGGTGGAGCGGCCAAGAGGACACCCCTGCGCTTGTCTCAGGACATCATGGGCAATGCCTTCGTCAAAG ACCTGCGCTGGTTGCAGGTGGACAATGCAGACGAGGCCTACCAAGTCATCAAGCTGGGCAAGAGGAGCCAAAGCTTCGCTTCCACCGGGATGAACCGGCTCTCAAGCAGGAG tcaCAGCATCTTCTCCATCCGTGTTCTAAGGATAAAAGACACCAGAGTGGTGGCCGTCAGCGA GCTGTGCCTGTGCGACCTGGCCGGCTCAGAGCGCTGCGCCAAGACCGGCAACCACGGCGAGCGGCTCAAGGAGGCCGGGAACATCAACGCCTCGCTGCTCATCCTGGGGAAGTGTGTCAGCGCTCTCAGACACAACGGGCGCGCCAG GCTCCAGCAGCAGCATGTGCCCTTCCGTGAGAGCAAGCTGACGCACTTGCTCCAGGCCTTCTTCTGCGGCCGAGGCAAAGTCTGCATGATGGTCAACGTCAACCGGTGCGCCTCGGCCTACGATGAGACGCTACGAGTGCTCGAGTTCTCCGCCCTGGCGCAGAAG GTGGTGCTTCTGCCCAGCGGGACTACTCCCGTCCCGCCCCGCAATCCCCACCTGGGCTCAAGTGCTGGCAAAACTCTGATTGGCCAAGAAAGAGGCCCGCAGGACACGCAG GAGGAGCAAGAGGATGATAATGATGGCGACGAAAAGATGTCAGTGGATGAGGACACTGTGTGTGAAAATGAGGGTGAGGACCTTGAAGAACTTGACGACGAGGTCATCGGCAATCAAATGACACAGCAG CAGGTGGCGCTGGTAAGACGTCTTCAGATGGCGCTGAAGCAGGAGCGAGCTGACAGCGTGCTGGTGGAAGCTCGTGTTAGAGAGGAGGTTTGCCAGGAGTTCAGCCAGATCTATGCTGACATGCAGAAAGACTTCAC GGAGCGGCTGGCCAGAGAGACGCAACTCCTCGAGGAGCGAGCGGAGAAACGTCTGGAGATCTTCAAGCGCATGACCACCCAGATGGCTGCCTGCAGAGAAGCCAGGGAGCCACACAGAGAG GTCTTAACTTTGGTGTCACCCTCGCCCAGGGCGGAAGACATCCCTGTGTCAGACGGGCTCCAACCTTGCGGGCTCTGCAGCGGCTCGATGAAAGCAG GTGAGAGCGACTCATCAGAAAAGGAGAGCAGGCTTGCTGCTGAGCTTCAGTGTCGAGCTCAGCTTCAGCTGGAAGAGCCAGCGAGCCAGCTACGGGCACGGGCCGTGCGCGTTCGGGAGGAGGAG CTCCAAATGGAGGACCCGCCCAACGCGAGCCAGACGGAGAGAAAGTTGCGGGAACAGGCAGTGCAGACGGAGGCTTTGTCAGACGACGGCCGAGCGTTCAGCCGGTGTCTGCTTCAGGAGGCCGAGCAGCGCCCAGAGTTGTTGGCCGTGGCGCAAGAGACCATCGAGCAGAAGGACGCCGAGCTGCATGAGAGAGCCCTCCAGATCACAGA ACTGAGGGAACTGGTTGAACAGGACTCGGGCAAAGCAGAGAGTCTAGCCGCAGATCTGCACAGGAAGGAAGAAAACGTTTGTGAGCTCAGAGAGAAGCTGGCCGACTACAAGACGCAGGTCCAGCGGGTGCACACAGAC ATCTCCACCTTGAAGGAGGATGAGAGGCTCTTGAGACTCAAGCTGGCAGATGCGGACAAGGTGAAGAAGCAGCTTCAGTCGGACCTCGCCGTCAGAGACAGAACCATCCAACGACTGGAGGCG GAGCGGCCGGCAGAGAAGACGCTTACCGAGACACTGCGGCTCTACCGCGAAGCTCGTCAAG AGCTGGAGGGTAAGCGGCAGTTGGTGAAGCACATGCGCTCGGCAATGCTAGAGCAGGACGAGACACAGGAGGAGATGGAGCACCTCCTGGACGAGAAGCTCCACCTCATCAGGGAGCTTGACAGCG AGGTGGCCCGAGTGAAAGAGACGGCGAGGCAGCAAATTGGCGCCGACGCCTCGGGGCCTCAACAAGGAGACGCCAACACTCGTCAG CTGTTGGAGGCCAAGCACCTGACAGAACGGCAAAAGTGGCAGGAGGACAAGATGGCTCTGATTGGTCAGATCAAGGAGGCCGAGGACAAGCGCAATCAGGAAATTAAGAAGTTTGCAGAGGACCGAGAGCGGCGCCTGGCCCGGCAGGCCGAGCTG GAGGCAGAGCTGCGTGCCAAGGATCAGGAAATGGAGAGCTGGAGGCAGGAGAGAGACACGCTGGTGGCCGCCCTGGAAGCGCAACTCAACCAGCTTCTTGCTGGTCTGGGCGACAAAGACCGAATCACCCGACGGCTTGGCGACAATGGCATGCCGTTGCCACCCGAG ACGGGCGGTGGCACGGCGGGGGTGAAAGAGGACAGCGAGTACGTCGGGGGGCGACCAGACGACGCTGACGCTCAGGTCTTCGCATACACTATAGCCGCGCTGACGAGTGCCGTTGAGCCCCAAAATGACTCTAGTCACGTGGTCAAG GGCTCGTCGGGGTGCCGCCGCTCGGGATGCCCGTCGCTGCTGGAATCCTCCCAAATCTCCACGGAGAACGGGCACGCGAGCCGCTTCCCGCCGCCCCAAATGGAGATTTCCTTCAGCCCGCTGCGGCCCGACCGCATGGCACTCCGGCGCCGGGGCCACCCCGAAACCGTCACCGTCAAGATCACTCGCTCGAGCCGCAAAAGGAAGAGCGCCGACGTGGACAAG tgcgcccggcgttgttgtgttgtgagcagagcaggcacgtga